DNA from Lagenorhynchus albirostris chromosome 15, mLagAlb1.1, whole genome shotgun sequence:
aaatatttgtttatatgtgcACAATTTTGAACAGATTCTGGAAaaaattttgttagttttttgacTGGAATTTCAATGAATTTAGGAAACAATTAGTgtagaattgacatctttaagATACTGAGTTATCTAAGTTGTGAAATATTATGTCTCTATTAATTTAGGTTTTTTATAGTGTCTTTCAATAAGGGCTTCTAATTTTCTCCATTAAATTCCTGAACATGTTTTGTTTGAAACATTCACAGTTATCAGGAAgtactttttcttttggttgttaACAGTTTGATTATGCTAtgctattttgattttctttgtgtCTATCCTGCTTGGAGTTCCCTAAGTTTCTTGAGTCTGTGGATTAATGTCTTTCgacaattttggaaaattttcagccattatctttaaaaaatatttcttccccattctctctttctttttgttctgaGACTCCAACTATATATATGTTAGACCATTTGATATTGTCCCATAAGTTTCTCATGCTCTGTTCtagtctgcatttcttttttctctctgtgctttgaCTGTATTTCCTATTGATCTGTCTTTGAgttactgattctttcttctactaTGTTCAGTCTGCTGTCAAGCATAACCAATAAATCCTTAATTttagattttgtatttttcagtttaaaatgcCCAGTTTATTCTTAGAGATTCCATTTGTGATAGACTGATACACCAGTGATCCCCAGTGAATCATGCCTGCAGTATTCATGTCCCTGTGCAGTTTTTTTTCCATATTGACCCTGGGTCACATGACTTACTTTGGCCAATAGGACTTAAGAAAACATAATAACAGAAGTTTGATAAATGATGCATATTGGGGCTTACCCTCTTAGACCTAGCCATCATGTTAGAAGCCAAGGTTAACTTCCTTGAAATGGGGAGGCCACATGGAGAGAGATGTAGTTACATCAGTGACCCCAGATGAGAATATCAGAAGAACCACTTAATTAACACACATAATTCTGAGAAATAATGAATAGTTGTTATTTTAATCCACTGAGTTTTAGAGTGCTTTGTAATGCACTGATAGAAAACTGACACACTATTTTTCTGTGTATTGGTTTAAATTATCCTTTCAGTCAATCTTCTCCTCTAATTTCCTTGAAATATTTATAATGGTTATTTAAAGGTTGTCTGTtgcttctacaactaaagatataaagaaggaaacacaatgagatgggtaggaggggtggagtcATGGTAGAGTCAACACCCATAACCCCTGGGGTGGGCGATCCACCAATAGGAGGGTAATTACCACTGCAAGGTTCTCCCCAAGAGCAAGGGATCTGAGTCTCACATCAGGTTCCCCAGCCCAGCAGTCCTTCATCGGGAACATGAGCCcccagaatgtttggctttgaaggccagtggggtttaCTTTTGGGACAACCAGAgcactgtgggaaatagagactccagtCTTAATGTGTacacacaaaatcacacacacTCTGGGACCTgtggcagaagcagtaatttgaaaggagcctgggtcagacccatcTGCTGATCTGAGAGAGCCTCCTGGAGCTCACcctgggacacagacactggtggcagccatttttgTGAGTTAATCCTAGCatgtggacactggtgctggcaagtgtcattttggaatcctccttcTAGCTCATTAGTTCTTggagacctggctccacccactaGCCTTTTGGCACTAGTACTGGGACACCTCAGGTCACGCAACTagctgggcagggacacagcctcACCCCAGCAGGCCTAACTGCCCTAAGGctccctgagcccacagctgcctgggACATGGCTCTGTCCATGGACCCAACCCTGCACACCAGTGCACTAGCACTAACCCTAGGACCCCAagagccctgcagccagagaccctgggatCCTGCTCCACTCACCAGTGGGTGGGCACTAACCCTAGGACCCCAGCCCTGGGACTCCCAGATCCTGCAGACAacaaaatgtttttagtttttgttgtgtTTCCACATGggtaaaaggaaaattttggAATTTCAAAGCAGTGATTTATTAGATGATAACGAGGTTCCAGAGATTAATAATATAGCTAAAGATAGCTAATAAGAGTACCATAGAATTACTGAGAACAACCTGAGTTAATCTCtgaaaatgaacacatttatACCTTAAGGTTCTatcttaaaaaattctaaaaacgtAAGGATCCATACACACACCTTTCATTAGCTGCCAGAATGATGATATTATTGTGTGTCATGTAGATTCCAGAAAATTTCACACTTGTGAGAAAGTGAGACAAAATGGCAAATAATGTCttattattataatgaaaatagttttgacttaaTGGACCATCTGTAAGAGGACTTCCTGAGAACCGCTGGATAGACTAACAGGCAAACATAGGGGTCAGCCAGAAGTGTTTATTGACAGAGATTGAGAATCCACTGTGGTCAGACTCAGCATAGCTTCACCTGCCTTTTGATGACTTCAGGTTTCAAGGAACTTAAGCTTTCCGTGGAAGGTTTTTTGGCTGGTACTTGGGCTTCACACagcacattttattatttgtgcaGTAAACATAGACCCTTTCCTTCCTGAAACATTTCTGGCGGCATTTGCCATGACGATTCCAGCATTTTCGGGTGCTacctgaaaagaaagaagaacagagacaGTGTCAGTCCTAAGAAGAGGTAGATTCTGGATTTGAAATGTCTGTAAAAGGATTAGAACAGATGTGATAGAGGGTGCTCAGTTTCCTTTGACTCTGACCCTGGTCCTCTCTTTTATTCCCTTCTTCTCCCTTTcgaaaaattgtggtaaaatacaaataacataaagTTTATCAGTTTAAGTATTTTAAAGCGTACAGTCCAGCGGCATTAATTAcactcacaatgttgtgcaaccatcatcaccgtctagttccagaactttttaatcatcccaaacagaaaccctGCACCCATTAAgcattttcatttctcctctcctCATCCCTGAGCAACCACCAATATGCCCTCCTTGCTATAGACTTGCCTAATCTAGATATTTTATGccaatggaatcatataatgtgCAGCATTTGGGGCCTGGCTtctttttacttagcataatattttcagcattcatctgtactgtttttataattaaaaaaattgaagcatagttgatttacaatattgtgttagtttcaggtgtacagcacagtgttagatattcttttcagattcttttcccttataggttattacaaaatattgagtatagggcttccctggtggcacagtggttgagagtccgcctgccgatgcaggggatgcgggttcatgccctggtccgggaagatcccacatgccgcggagcggctaggcccgtgagccacggccgctgagcctgtgcgtctggagcctgtgctccgcaacgggagaggccacaacagtgagaggcccgcataccgcaaaaaaaaaaaaaaaaaaaaaaaaaaatatatatatatatatatatagagagagagagagagagagagtatagttccctgtgctatactgtaggtccttgttggttatctattttatatatagtagagcaTATATGTTattcccaacctcctaatttatctctctccccactcccctttcccctttggtaaccacaagtttgttttggaagtctgtgagtctgtttctgttttgtaaataagttcatttgtatcatattttagattccacgtataagtgatattatatgatatttgtctttccctatatggcttcacttagtacgatcatctccaggtccatccatgttgctgcagatggaattatttcattcttttttatggcttagtagtatttcattgtgtatgtatatatatacacacacacactatacatatatatatatttggctgaAATTCCATCAGTTTCTTCAtatccttatttttgttttgttttgtctttgccAAGGCCTATCATCAAGAAGGTGGCTGTACTTACGTTTTTTCAAATGGCggtaaaatacacatgacataaaatttatgtTAACTATCTTAAAGTGCACAGTTCCGTGGTATTAAATAtgttcatattgttgtgcaaccatcaccaccatccattccCATAACTctcttcatcttgtaaaactgaaattctattcccattaaacaataactccccattctcccctcctcctagcccctggcaacagccatccatttttttttttttttttttttttttgcggtaagcgggcctctcactgttgtggcctctcccgttacggagcacaggctccggatgcgcaggctcagcggccatggctcacaggtccagccgctccgcggcatgtgggatcttcctggaccagggcacgaacccgtgtcccctgcatcggcaggcggactctcaaccactgcgccaccagggaagcccccatattgtTTTTGATACCTTTCCTGTCCCAGAATCTTGGCTAACTGACAAACTCAAGACTTGCAAAAACAGCTCTCAAAAGAACTGCTCTGACAGTTTTGGGGATGGGATTGCACCAATGGCCTCAACCAAGAGgcaaaaaaatctggaagagttTCTCATTATTCCAAACACAAGTTTTGCAGCAGTTAAAGATGAAATCTGCTACTTGACCCAAACAAGAACATGCAcccctctcttctctttattCTATCAAAACTCCAAGCTGCCCTGACTTGGGTCTTCAGCTGCTCCCTGATGTCCATCAGCTGAATAAAGTCTGTAACCTCTATCTGTGTCAGTGAAACTACTTTCTTTAGGCAGCTTGGTGCCGTGactattctttatttcattcattttgtgtttattgtttccttctttctgttgtAGGTTTAGACCAAGTTTATTTTGTGATTAGGAATAAGTTttctttgagattatttttttgaCCAGTATGGGGGAGACTAGGGAAAATTCGTGCTTTAGAGGAAAACTTGGCTCAAATAGGGAAATTTTGCTCACCAGGGGATGTTTGTCAATGAAATGTTCGGAGACgtttttagttgtcacaactggTGTGGGGTGCTACTGGCGATTAATGAGGCCGAAGGTTCTGCTAAATATcttgcaatgcacaggacagccacaATAAAGAACTGTCTAGCCCCAAATGCCAACAGTGCCAAAATGTCAATCATTGCCAATCGTGTCAGAAGTCCCTGGTCTAGACAGATCACAGACTTCAGAGTTATCTGATTCTGATTATGTGGGAGTTTTACATCTCTATGAGCTCTTGATTCATGATTGTaatgcaaaaataattatttcctatATATTCAAGTAAATTCTGTTCCAGAGGGGTTCAATtgactccctcccttcccctgccccgtgggggaaaaaagaaccagtttctgtcttgtaaattcATTTCAAGAATCCCTTACTCCACTAATacctttatgctttttaaaatttctctaaaaaatattttattagagtatagttgagttataatgttgtgttagtttcaggtgtacagtaaagtgattcagttatacctatacatatattcattctttttcggattcttttctcatataggttatcatagaatactgagtagagttccctgtgctatacagtaggtccttgttggttatctattatatatagtagtgtgtgtgtacCTTTATGCTTTAAACCAGTTACAAAATCTGCCTTGTTCTCTCAttatgagttaaataaaatctctaacatgtgttcatttttatatctgtatgagaATCattagtttactttaaaaaattatcttttacaaCTTCTCTGGAACCTTGAGCAAACTGTCATCACAAGCACCAGATCctgaaaaaataaactgagaGAAATCTGGGGTTTTACTTCAGTCAGATGGATTATGGAGACACTAAGATGGCTGTGGGGTATTTCTCAACTGCCTGAAATGAAGCTTGGTAAAGAATTTGACCCATCACATTCTTTAAGtttctttaaaacttaaaagctatTCTAAGACAATATTGGTATGGAACTTTTAATTTGACAGTGGGGATTGCTCCAGGAACTGTCCCACCTATTGAAACCCCCAAAGTCTGGATTTGAAAGCTCCACCACATGTAAACTGGGAGATATTGAGCAAGTGACTTCCCTTCACagagcttcatttttctcttttgaaaacaaaagacaTAATAGCACCGATCTTAGAGAGCTGTATGTAGTAAATAAG
Protein-coding regions in this window:
- the DEFB123 gene encoding beta-defensin 123, which encodes MVAQHCSTRKCWNRHGKCRQKCFRKERVYVYCTNNKMCCVKPKYQPKNLPRKA